Proteins encoded together in one Flavobacterium keumense window:
- a CDS encoding IS1/IS1595 family N-terminal zinc-binding domain-containing protein, which yields MFAGARVKISDIKICSNFTASTLIKNGFTANQKQQFYCKTCTKRYIDFYTSKGCRKEINTLIS from the coding sequence CTGTTCGCTGGGGCTCGGGTCAAAATTAGTGATATTAAAATTTGTTCTAACTTTACTGCTTCTACACTTATTAAAAACGGGTTTACAGCTAATCAAAAGCAACAATTTTATTGTAAAACATGTACGAAACGGTATATTGATTTTTATACAAGTAAGGGATGTCGTAAAGAAATCAATACTCTCATATCATAA
- a CDS encoding RNA polymerase sigma factor has translation MNSEEDFIKKLISNSQKDAAFKKLLDMYQVKLYWLIRKLVITHDDANDVLQNTFIRVYKGLPKFTQNSSLYTWMHRIAYNEALRFIEQNKKKHHVSIDDVNSSYLDTLMEDSFFEGNEIQTKLQRILAGLSNKQREIFNMKYYDDMKFREIAALTGIKEGTLKTSYYNTVSLIQSTIQNIETTPLQKAD, from the coding sequence TTGAATAGCGAAGAAGATTTTATCAAAAAGCTGATTAGTAATAGTCAGAAAGATGCTGCTTTCAAGAAGTTACTGGACATGTATCAGGTTAAGTTGTATTGGCTAATTCGAAAATTGGTAATTACGCATGATGACGCAAATGATGTTTTGCAAAACACATTTATAAGAGTGTATAAAGGGTTGCCTAAGTTCACACAGAATAGTTCTCTGTACACATGGATGCATAGAATAGCCTATAATGAAGCACTTCGGTTTATAGAACAAAATAAAAAAAAGCACCATGTTTCGATAGATGATGTAAATAGTAGTTATTTAGACACCTTAATGGAGGATTCTTTTTTTGAGGGTAATGAAATTCAGACAAAACTACAACGAATATTGGCAGGCTTGTCAAACAAACAAAGAGAAATATTCAATATGAAGTATTATGATGATATGAAATTTAGAGAGATTGCAGCCCTTACAGGAATTAAGGAAGGAACACTCAAAACGTCCTATTATAATACAGTAAGTTTGATTCAAAGTACAATTCAAAATATAGAAACAACACCTTTACAAAAGGCAGATTAA
- a CDS encoding TonB-dependent receptor domain-containing protein, with the protein MNTFATFANSYKPVGINLGGIPSDANGPIIALAKIKPEKVNHYEIGIKSTPFNSTTINLTIFNTDIDNYQTLVQSEDPTLNRGYLANAEKVRVRGFEADSRITINQYLSFNAAITYNEGKYISFKNAPLPLEETGLKVNGVSIYSKDVSGGTLPGISKWAGTLGGDLSKEGQFFGNKGRFFIAIDSYSRSSFSSSATPSKYLNIQGYSIFNGRVGFRASEGLSVYLWGRNLLDKNYFEQLLPASGNAGHYAGVLGDQRTYGITLRYNL; encoded by the coding sequence ATCAACACTTTTGCCACTTTTGCTAATAGTTATAAACCAGTAGGAATTAATCTTGGAGGCATTCCATCAGATGCCAATGGTCCAATTATAGCTTTGGCTAAAATTAAACCTGAAAAAGTAAATCATTATGAAATCGGTATCAAATCAACCCCATTTAATAGTACTACAATTAATCTAACCATTTTTAATACCGATATTGATAACTACCAAACCTTAGTTCAAAGTGAAGATCCTACTTTAAATCGTGGCTATCTTGCCAATGCTGAAAAAGTAAGAGTACGAGGTTTTGAAGCCGATTCAAGAATAACAATTAACCAATATCTATCCTTTAACGCAGCAATAACGTATAATGAGGGTAAATACATTAGCTTTAAAAACGCTCCTCTACCATTAGAAGAGACCGGATTAAAAGTAAATGGTGTCTCTATTTATTCTAAAGATGTATCTGGCGGAACCTTACCTGGAATTTCAAAATGGGCAGGGACTTTAGGAGGAGATCTATCTAAAGAAGGACAGTTTTTTGGTAACAAAGGAAGGTTTTTTATTGCTATTGATTCCTATTCAAGATCAAGCTTTTCATCAAGTGCAACTCCTTCAAAATACTTAAATATCCAAGGATACAGTATTTTTAATGGACGTGTTGGATTTAGAGCTTCGGAAGGCTTATCGGTCTATCTTTGGGGACGTAACTTATTAGACAAAAATTACTTTGAGCAATTGTTACCAGCCTCTGGAAATGCAGGACACTATGCTGGAGTTTTAGGAGATCAAAGGACCTATGGAATTACTTTGAGATACAATCTTTAA
- a CDS encoding PepSY-like domain-containing protein — protein MKNQQKSILAFALSVMLFSCSNDEPIGTGTQVSATNSTYEVVAAAALPTAASAYISSNYAGATTTEVNLNSNGTYAVYITNTSGTTAKSTVATANTKSLIQLNFTVKGAFVSAKTQTLVAIVDLLPAITTYISTNYAGAVINAAHVESDGSFDVLLTAADGSKVKLNFKSDGAFVSAKALKANGNHKHNHSNGHTPIAIADLADAIKTYITTNYSGATITSAHKESDGTFDVFITTASGAKLNINFSASGDFVSVSSDDIHHSDNGTVIAISTLSSAITAYINTNYAGATIVNAKQETDGNVEVYILTATGIKLELKFDASGNFVSLSSNSNNHFPSNEAPVALANLLATIKTYITTNYIGATIKEAHIESDGTFDVVIVTSSGVQIKLKFSATGAFLRIKN, from the coding sequence ATGAAAAATCAACAAAAATCAATTTTAGCTTTTGCATTATCTGTAATGCTTTTTAGTTGTTCTAATGATGAGCCTATTGGAACTGGGACTCAAGTAAGTGCTACGAACTCAACTTATGAAGTAGTGGCAGCGGCAGCACTACCAACAGCAGCCTCAGCTTATATTTCTTCTAATTATGCTGGCGCCACTACTACCGAAGTAAATTTGAATTCGAACGGGACTTATGCTGTATATATTACAAATACCTCTGGCACAACTGCAAAATCAACCGTTGCAACAGCAAATACGAAAAGTTTAATTCAACTAAATTTTACAGTTAAAGGAGCGTTTGTATCTGCTAAAACACAGACTTTAGTAGCTATTGTAGACTTATTACCTGCTATAACTACTTATATTTCTACGAATTATGCAGGAGCAGTGATTAATGCCGCACATGTTGAATCTGATGGAAGCTTTGATGTATTATTGACTGCTGCAGATGGGAGTAAGGTAAAATTAAATTTTAAATCAGACGGGGCTTTTGTATCGGCAAAAGCTTTAAAAGCCAACGGAAACCATAAACACAACCATAGTAATGGGCATACTCCTATAGCTATAGCAGATTTGGCTGATGCTATTAAAACCTATATTACTACTAATTATAGTGGGGCTACAATAACATCTGCCCATAAAGAGTCGGATGGTACTTTTGATGTATTTATTACAACCGCTTCTGGAGCTAAATTAAATATTAATTTCTCTGCTTCAGGAGATTTTGTTTCAGTAAGTTCGGACGATATTCATCATTCAGATAATGGGACTGTAATTGCAATCAGTACTTTGTCCTCTGCAATTACTGCTTATATTAACACAAATTATGCAGGAGCTACTATTGTAAATGCAAAACAAGAAACAGATGGAAATGTTGAAGTTTATATCTTGACTGCAACAGGAATTAAATTAGAATTAAAATTTGATGCTTCGGGCAATTTTGTTTCTTTAAGTTCTAATAGTAATAATCATTTCCCATCAAATGAGGCACCAGTAGCTTTGGCTAATTTATTAGCAACTATTAAAACTTATATTACAACAAATTATATCGGCGCAACAATTAAAGAGGCCCATATAGAATCCGATGGAACGTTTGATGTGGTTATTGTTACCTCTTCAGGAGTTCAAATCAAGTTAAAATTTAGTGCTACAGGAGCGTTCTTGAGAATCAAAAATTAA
- the era gene encoding GTPase Era: MAHKAGFVNIIGNPNVGKSTLMNAFVGERLSIITSKAQTTRHRILGIVNGEDFQLVLSDTPGIIKPAYEMQESMMNFVKSAFEDADVLIYMVEIGEQELKDDAFFNKIIHAKIPVLLLLNKIDNSNQEQLEEQVAFWTAKVPNAEIFPISALQNFNVPEVFGRIIELLPESPAYYPKDQLTDKPERFFVNETIREKILLNYSKEIPYAVEVITEEFLEDDNIIRIRSLIMVERDTQKGIIIGHKGAALKKVGMDSRADLEQFFGKQIHIELYVKVNKNWRSNANMLKRFGYNQ; this comes from the coding sequence ATGGCACACAAAGCAGGTTTTGTAAACATCATTGGAAATCCAAACGTAGGAAAATCAACTTTAATGAATGCTTTCGTTGGCGAAAGGTTGTCTATCATTACGTCTAAAGCGCAAACCACGCGTCATAGAATTTTGGGTATTGTAAACGGAGAAGATTTTCAATTGGTTTTGTCAGACACACCTGGAATCATCAAACCCGCATATGAAATGCAGGAATCGATGATGAACTTTGTGAAGTCAGCCTTCGAAGACGCTGATGTTTTGATTTATATGGTCGAAATAGGTGAACAAGAGTTAAAAGACGATGCCTTTTTTAATAAAATCATCCACGCCAAAATTCCGGTCTTGTTATTGTTGAACAAAATCGATAATTCGAATCAAGAACAATTGGAAGAACAAGTGGCTTTCTGGACAGCTAAAGTACCTAATGCAGAAATTTTCCCAATCTCAGCATTGCAAAATTTTAATGTGCCTGAAGTTTTTGGACGCATCATCGAATTGCTTCCAGAATCGCCAGCCTATTACCCAAAAGACCAATTGACGGATAAACCAGAACGTTTTTTTGTGAACGAAACCATTCGCGAAAAAATCTTGTTGAATTACAGCAAAGAAATTCCGTATGCAGTAGAAGTCATTACCGAAGAATTTCTAGAAGACGACAATATCATCCGTATTCGTTCATTGATTATGGTGGAACGCGATACGCAAAAAGGAATTATCATTGGTCACAAAGGTGCTGCTTTGAAAAAAGTAGGAATGGATTCTCGCGCCGATTTAGAGCAGTTTTTTGGCAAACAAATTCATATTGAATTGTACGTAAAAGTCAATAAAAATTGGCGAAGCAATGCCAATATGTTAAAACGTTTTGGGTACAATCAATAA
- a CDS encoding recombinase family protein has translation MKKKNLILSDFNNAIVWSYTRVSTKDQFVNNGSIETQVNKIKSFAKENNLIITEEFDAEYESSKRINTQSTLRELMEKIKKTPASKRPKIILIWSPSRFGRAGAEHIQLFVSLRKDYNVYLYSVSTNNHTFNERAENEFSTQLLYAQKENFSRQDTIIPGLINALENGKVYGRTPRGYDHFGPRVTDPTKVQAFQEIKINEEGRYLKEAFKKKIYEGYPDSEIIKWLDSKGVKISKQRISEMWRNQFYTGRISNSLLEGKLVKGNWEPLITLREFNQLQRLLTQSKQLGVAKLSGKEATPLAPKFLLCADCDNTMTSYLNKSKQIYYYKCNCCNKTLNAETSNRSLNKGVHEQFYDVLNQLAFSKELHDLFSVQLKKIMEDDMANLSERKRVLSRDINDLKEAYDKMEFRYAMNEISKDIFDRQGKKLKEEIDQKVKDLEFMPSKKSNLEKGMKYFLKIAENPSKFYTSLDYNKKRRFQSLLFPTGLLYSIKNRNYRTSKTSKLFELTASFSSTYGGKKEKKPSSK, from the coding sequence ATGAAAAAGAAGAATTTAATACTTAGTGATTTTAACAACGCTATAGTTTGGTCTTACACTAGAGTATCTACAAAAGACCAGTTTGTTAATAATGGAAGTATAGAAACTCAAGTAAATAAAATTAAATCTTTTGCTAAAGAGAATAACCTGATTATTACTGAAGAGTTTGATGCTGAATATGAAAGTTCAAAACGGATCAATACTCAGAGTACACTCCGTGAGTTGATGGAGAAAATTAAAAAGACTCCAGCCTCAAAAAGACCTAAGATTATTTTAATTTGGTCTCCCAGTCGGTTTGGTAGGGCAGGGGCAGAACATATACAATTATTTGTAAGTTTAAGAAAAGATTACAACGTATATCTGTATTCTGTAAGTACAAATAACCATACATTTAATGAGAGGGCAGAGAATGAGTTTTCTACCCAATTGTTATATGCACAGAAAGAAAACTTTAGCAGACAAGATACTATTATTCCTGGATTGATTAATGCTTTAGAGAATGGAAAAGTATATGGGAGAACTCCAAGAGGTTATGACCATTTCGGGCCTAGGGTAACTGATCCAACCAAAGTACAGGCCTTTCAAGAAATAAAGATTAATGAAGAAGGGAGATATTTAAAGGAAGCCTTTAAGAAGAAAATTTATGAAGGTTATCCTGACTCGGAAATTATAAAATGGTTGGACTCTAAAGGAGTAAAAATTTCAAAGCAACGAATTTCTGAAATGTGGAGAAACCAATTTTATACTGGAAGAATATCCAATTCGCTATTGGAAGGAAAATTAGTAAAAGGTAATTGGGAACCTTTGATAACTTTAAGAGAATTTAATCAATTGCAACGACTCTTAACTCAGTCAAAACAATTAGGTGTTGCTAAACTCTCAGGAAAGGAAGCTACTCCATTAGCACCTAAATTTCTATTGTGTGCAGATTGCGATAATACAATGACATCGTACCTAAATAAGTCAAAACAAATTTATTATTATAAGTGCAATTGTTGCAATAAGACTTTAAATGCTGAAACATCTAATCGCTCTTTGAACAAAGGGGTGCATGAACAGTTTTATGATGTTTTAAATCAGTTGGCCTTTTCAAAAGAATTACACGATTTGTTCTCTGTCCAATTGAAGAAAATAATGGAAGATGATATGGCGAATCTTTCGGAGCGAAAAAGAGTATTGTCAAGAGATATAAATGACTTGAAAGAAGCGTATGATAAAATGGAATTTCGTTATGCTATGAATGAAATCTCAAAAGATATTTTTGATAGACAAGGCAAAAAACTAAAAGAAGAGATAGACCAAAAAGTAAAAGATTTAGAATTTATGCCTTCAAAAAAATCGAACCTTGAAAAAGGGATGAAATATTTTTTGAAAATCGCTGAGAACCCCAGTAAATTCTATACTTCTTTAGATTACAATAAAAAAAGAAGGTTCCAATCTTTACTGTTTCCAACAGGTTTACTTTATTCAATCAAAAATCGAAATTATCGAACCTCAAAAACAAGTAAATTATTCGAGTTAACTGCCAGTTTTTCAAGCACATACGGAGGTAAAAAAGAAAAAAAACCATCCTCAAAATGA
- the der gene encoding ribosome biogenesis GTPase Der, which translates to MNNIVAIVGRPNVGKSTLFNRLIQRREAIVDSVSGVTRDRNYGKSEWNGKEFSVIDTGGYVRGSDDVFEGEIRKQVELAIDEADVIIFVVDVEEGITPMDETVAKLLRKVTKPVLLAVNKVDNAMREKDAVEFYNLGLGDYFTFASISGSGTGDLLDALIDAFPEKPEPKEEDKELPRFAVVGRPNAGKSSFINALIGQDRFMVTDIAGTTRDAIDTKFDRFGFEFNLVDTAGIRRKAKVKEDLEFYSVMRSVRAIEHADVCILVIDATRGFEGQDQSIFWLAEKNRKGLVILVNKWDLVEKDTMSTRDYEEKIKKELMPFTDVPILFVSALTKQRLLKALEATVRVFDNRQQRIPTSKFNEFMLKVIEAYPPPATKGKYVKIKYCMQLPTQTPQFVFFANLPQYVKEPYKRYLENKIREKWDFSGVPIDIYIREK; encoded by the coding sequence ATGAACAACATAGTAGCCATAGTAGGAAGACCTAATGTAGGAAAATCAACTCTTTTTAATCGTTTAATTCAACGAAGAGAAGCTATTGTAGATTCAGTTTCAGGGGTAACCCGAGATAGAAACTACGGAAAAAGTGAGTGGAACGGAAAAGAGTTTTCTGTTATCGATACAGGAGGATATGTGCGTGGATCGGATGATGTATTCGAGGGTGAGATTCGTAAACAAGTAGAATTAGCAATCGATGAGGCTGATGTAATCATCTTTGTGGTTGATGTGGAAGAAGGGATTACGCCTATGGACGAAACGGTAGCCAAGTTATTACGCAAAGTTACTAAACCGGTTTTGTTAGCTGTAAATAAGGTGGACAATGCCATGCGTGAGAAGGATGCAGTAGAGTTTTATAATCTTGGTTTAGGCGATTATTTCACTTTTGCGAGTATTTCAGGAAGTGGAACGGGAGATTTGTTAGATGCTTTAATTGATGCTTTTCCTGAAAAACCAGAACCAAAAGAAGAAGATAAAGAATTGCCTCGTTTTGCTGTGGTAGGAAGACCCAATGCAGGTAAATCGAGTTTTATTAATGCTCTAATTGGGCAAGATCGCTTCATGGTGACTGATATTGCTGGAACTACACGAGATGCGATTGATACTAAATTTGACCGTTTTGGTTTTGAATTCAACTTGGTAGATACAGCAGGGATTCGTCGTAAAGCAAAAGTAAAAGAAGATTTAGAATTTTATTCGGTAATGCGTTCTGTACGAGCGATTGAACATGCCGATGTTTGTATATTAGTTATTGATGCTACCCGTGGATTTGAAGGGCAAGACCAAAGTATTTTTTGGTTGGCTGAGAAAAACCGTAAAGGACTGGTGATTTTGGTAAACAAATGGGATTTGGTCGAAAAAGATACCATGTCCACCCGCGATTACGAAGAAAAAATTAAAAAAGAGTTAATGCCATTTACGGATGTGCCAATTTTATTTGTATCGGCTTTAACTAAACAGCGATTATTGAAGGCATTGGAAGCAACGGTTAGAGTGTTTGATAATAGACAACAACGTATTCCAACATCTAAATTCAATGAATTCATGTTGAAAGTAATTGAAGCGTATCCGCCACCAGCTACTAAAGGGAAGTATGTAAAAATTAAATATTGTATGCAATTGCCAACACAAACGCCACAGTTTGTATTCTTTGCTAACTTGCCGCAATATGTAAAAGAACCTTATAAAAGGTATTTGGAAAACAAAATAAGAGAAAAATGGGACTTCTCTGGAGTGCCAATCGATATTTATATTAGAGAGAAATAA
- a CDS encoding TonB-dependent receptor — translation MTLLHKTITSLLLLITTTTLFAPNRNVEGVVKDKNNQPLELANVLLKGTKYHALTDANGKFTIDTREKLPFTLIVQFVGHQTAELRFTSLPTNPIEIVLKSENQLNDVVITSRRRIEKAQNVPIPISVVGGRQAEQAGAFNVNRLKELVPSVQLYSSNPRNTTINIRGLGSTFGLTNDGIDPGVGFYVDGVYYARPAATTLDFVDVDQIEVLRGPQGTLFGKNTTAGAFNVTSRKASFTSGANLELSYGNYGFIQAKASITGALSKKIAARLSFSGTQRDGLIENIVTGKKVNDLNNQGVRGQLLYTPTENTDITLAVDYSKQRPDGYAQVIAGVVQTNRAAYRQFNNIINSLGYSLPSTNPFDRKIDHDTPWRSGQDLGGASLNINSKIGNGKLTATSAWRFWNWDPSNDRDFTGLSVLRLSQATSKHQQWSQEIRYAGTFLPKVTGVVGIFGIGQDLKTDPYHIEESGSAQWRFSQDSTDPLWQTPDYLTAMV, via the coding sequence ATGACTCTATTACACAAAACAATTACAAGTTTACTATTACTAATCACAACTACAACTTTATTTGCCCCAAACAGGAATGTAGAAGGAGTTGTTAAGGATAAAAACAACCAGCCTTTAGAATTAGCGAATGTACTTCTTAAAGGCACAAAATACCATGCATTAACGGATGCTAATGGAAAGTTTACAATTGATACACGAGAAAAATTACCTTTCACATTAATTGTACAATTTGTAGGTCACCAAACAGCAGAATTACGATTTACAAGCTTGCCTACTAATCCCATTGAAATCGTTTTAAAAAGCGAAAATCAACTGAATGATGTTGTCATCACCTCTAGACGTAGAATTGAAAAAGCACAAAATGTACCTATTCCAATCTCAGTTGTCGGAGGAAGACAAGCAGAACAAGCGGGTGCGTTTAATGTAAACCGTTTAAAAGAATTAGTACCTTCAGTACAATTGTATTCATCTAATCCAAGAAACACGACCATCAACATTAGAGGACTAGGTTCTACCTTTGGTTTGACCAATGATGGAATTGATCCTGGAGTAGGCTTTTATGTAGACGGAGTGTATTATGCGCGTCCTGCTGCAACCACTCTTGATTTTGTAGATGTGGATCAAATTGAAGTTTTACGCGGACCTCAAGGAACTCTTTTTGGCAAAAACACTACTGCAGGAGCTTTTAACGTAACGAGTAGAAAAGCTAGCTTCACATCGGGCGCTAATCTTGAATTAAGTTATGGAAATTACGGTTTCATTCAAGCAAAAGCCTCCATTACGGGAGCTTTAAGCAAAAAAATTGCAGCTAGATTATCGTTTTCTGGAACACAACGCGACGGATTAATTGAGAATATAGTTACAGGCAAAAAAGTTAACGATTTAAACAACCAAGGAGTGCGTGGACAGTTGTTGTATACACCTACCGAAAATACGGATATTACCTTAGCAGTTGATTATTCTAAACAAAGACCTGATGGCTATGCTCAAGTTATTGCGGGTGTGGTTCAAACTAATAGAGCAGCTTACAGACAATTCAACAACATCATCAATTCATTAGGATATAGTTTGCCTAGCACTAATCCATTTGATAGAAAAATTGATCACGATACTCCGTGGCGTTCAGGACAAGATTTAGGTGGCGCTTCATTGAACATTAATAGTAAAATTGGAAATGGAAAACTTACAGCCACCTCAGCTTGGCGTTTTTGGAATTGGGATCCATCTAATGACAGGGATTTTACTGGACTATCTGTTTTACGACTATCTCAAGCTACTTCAAAACACCAACAATGGTCACAAGAAATTCGTTATGCTGGGACATTTTTACCAAAAGTAACAGGAGTTGTAGGGATATTTGGGATTGGACAAGATTTAAAAACCGATCCATATCATATTGAAGAGTCAGGCTCCGCACAATGGCGTTTTTCACAAGACTCAACTGATCCGCTATGGCAAACTCCGGATTATTTGACGGCTATGGTATAA
- a CDS encoding recombinase family protein has translation MKKKNLILSDFNNAIVWSYTRVSTKDQFVNNGSIETQVNKIKSFAKENNLIITEEFDAEYESSKRINTQSTLRELMEKIKKTPASKRPKIILIWSPSRFGRAGAEHIQLFVSLRKDYNVYLYSVSTNNHTFNERAENEFSTQLLYAQKENFSRQDTIIPGLINALENGKVYGRTPRGYDHFGPRVTDPTKVQAFQEIKINEEGRYLKEAFKKKIYEGYPDSEIIKWLDSKGVKISKQRISEMWRNQFYTGRISNSLLEGKLVKGNWEPLITLREFNQLQRLLTQSKQLGVAKLSGKEATPLAPKFLLCADCDNTMTSYLNKSKQIYYYKCNCCNKTLNAETSNRSLNKGVHEQFYDVLNQLAFSKELHDLFSVQLKKIMEDDMANLSERKRVLSRDINDLKEAYDKMEFRYAMNEISKDIFDRQGKKLKEEIDQKVKDLEFMPSKKSNLEKGMKYFLKIAENPSKFYTSLDYNKKRRFQSLLFPTGLLYSIKNRNYRTSKTSKLFELTASFSSTYGGKKEKNHPQNEDGSCLVAGTGLEPVTFGL, from the coding sequence ATGAAAAAGAAGAATTTAATACTTAGTGATTTTAACAACGCTATAGTTTGGTCTTACACTAGAGTATCTACAAAAGACCAGTTTGTTAATAATGGAAGTATAGAAACTCAAGTAAATAAAATTAAATCTTTTGCTAAAGAGAATAACCTGATTATTACTGAAGAGTTTGATGCTGAATATGAAAGTTCAAAACGGATCAATACTCAGAGTACACTCCGTGAGTTGATGGAGAAAATTAAAAAGACTCCAGCCTCAAAAAGACCTAAGATTATTTTAATTTGGTCTCCCAGTCGGTTTGGTAGGGCAGGGGCAGAACATATACAATTATTTGTAAGTTTAAGAAAAGATTACAACGTATATCTGTATTCTGTAAGTACAAATAACCATACATTTAATGAGAGGGCAGAGAATGAGTTTTCTACCCAATTGTTATATGCACAGAAAGAAAACTTTAGCAGACAAGATACTATTATTCCTGGATTGATTAATGCTTTAGAGAATGGAAAAGTATATGGGAGAACTCCAAGAGGTTATGACCATTTCGGGCCTAGGGTAACTGATCCAACCAAAGTACAGGCCTTTCAAGAAATAAAGATTAATGAAGAAGGGAGATATTTAAAGGAAGCCTTTAAGAAGAAAATTTATGAAGGTTATCCTGACTCGGAAATTATAAAATGGTTGGACTCTAAAGGAGTAAAAATTTCAAAGCAACGAATTTCTGAAATGTGGAGAAACCAATTTTATACTGGAAGAATATCCAATTCGCTATTGGAAGGAAAATTAGTAAAAGGTAATTGGGAACCTTTGATAACTTTAAGAGAATTTAATCAATTGCAACGACTCTTAACTCAGTCAAAACAATTAGGTGTTGCTAAACTCTCAGGAAAGGAAGCTACTCCATTAGCACCTAAATTTCTATTGTGTGCAGATTGCGATAATACAATGACATCGTACCTAAATAAGTCAAAACAAATTTATTATTATAAGTGCAATTGTTGCAATAAGACTTTAAATGCTGAAACATCTAATCGCTCTTTGAACAAAGGGGTGCATGAACAGTTTTATGATGTTTTAAATCAGTTGGCCTTTTCAAAAGAATTACACGATTTGTTCTCTGTCCAATTGAAGAAAATAATGGAAGATGATATGGCGAATCTTTCGGAGCGAAAAAGAGTATTGTCAAGAGATATAAATGACTTGAAAGAAGCGTATGATAAAATGGAATTTCGTTATGCTATGAATGAAATCTCAAAAGATATTTTTGATAGACAAGGCAAAAAACTAAAAGAAGAGATAGACCAAAAAGTAAAAGATTTAGAATTTATGCCTTCAAAAAAATCGAACCTTGAAAAAGGGATGAAATATTTTTTGAAAATCGCTGAGAACCCCAGTAAATTCTATACTTCTTTAGATTACAATAAAAAAAGAAGGTTCCAATCTTTACTGTTTCCAACAGGTTTACTTTATTCAATCAAAAATCGAAATTATCGAACCTCAAAAACAAGTAAATTATTCGAGTTAACTGCCAGTTTTTCAAGCACATACGGAGGTAAAAAAGAAAAAAACCATCCTCAAAATGAAGATGGTTCCTGTTTAGTAGCGGGAACAGGACTCGAACCTGTGACCTTCGGGTTATGA